GGACCCTTGACAATGTTCTACTTTATTGGCATGATTCGACAGGCTGAATAGTTACAATTATGGAAGACATTGTTATAGGAAGAGAGATTCAAGGGGCAATTGAAAAAATTGAGGAAGCCAACATCCTCGTTGGAATCCCGAGCTATAATAATGCCACTACAATAGGCCATGTGGTTAAAGCGGTACAGGCAGGACTGGCCAAATATTTCCCCAATAAAAAATCTGTTCTTGTGAATTCTGATGGTGGATCGACTGATGGGACTATTGATGTTGTTCAGAGTGCAACTGTTGAGGATTTCCAATCCGTCCTCCTTCATCATAGAGTAAAACCTCTTTATAAGATAACAACTCCGTATCACGGTATCCCGGGCAAAGGAAGCTCCTTTAGGACAATTTTTGAGATAGCGGATGCCCTTAATGTGAAGGCATGCGCAGTGGTGGACTCCGACCTGAGAAGCATTACTCCTGAGTGGATTGAACTCATGATTAAACCTGTCATTGAAAGTGGTTTTGACTATGTTTCTCCCCTCTATCACAGACATAAATATGACGGAACAATAACAAATAGTGTAATTTATCCATTAAGCAGAGCATTGTATGGAAAACAGGTAAGACAGCCCATCGGGGGAGATTTTGGATTCTCAGGCAAACTAGCGAAATTTTATCTAACAAAAGATGTCTGGGAAACTGATGTTGCACGATATGGGATAGACATATGGATGACAACTACAGCTGTTGCTAATAACTTTAAGGTTTGTCAGTCTTTCTTAGGCGCAAAGATTCATGATCCTAAGGATCCGGGGGCTGATCTGAGCGCAATGCTCTACCAGGTAGTGGGTGCAACCTTTGATCTTATGGAGACTTACCCGGAAGTTTGGAGAACAGTCAAAGGATCTGAAAAGGTACCAACCTTTGGTTTTCAGTATGCCGTGGGGCTTGAGCCGGTTTCTGTAAATCTCGATAGAATGATTGATAAATTCAGGCTCGGGATCAAGGAATTGATCGGTTTATGGAAGCTGTTTATCCCGAAAGAGATTATTAATTTTCTTCACAAGATGGAAGTCGTTCGCAAGGTAGAATTTAATATCCCGGATGAAATATGGGTTGAAATTATTTATAGCTTTGCTGTTGCTGCTCACGGTAAGGTTTTGAATAAAGAACATCTCTTGAAATCTCTTACACCCTTATATCTTGGAAGGGTGGCCTCGTTTGTTATCGAAACATGGGAAAGCAGCGCCGTAGAGGTTGAAGAAAATATAGACAGATTATGTATGAACTTCGAAAATGGGAAAAGTTTTTTACTAAATAACTGGGCTTGAAGAAAGGAGATATTTATGAACTTTCTGCAGAGGATAATCATTGAACCATTGGATAAATTCTTAGAAAGGTTACTGCAATTTCTCCCCGAAATCCTTACTTCCATACTCATATTTATCTCCGGTGTTGTCCTCGGCTTGATTCTCAAATCTATATTTTCTATATTTTTCCGTGCGATAAAGCTTGACAAATTTTCAGAGAGATTTGGTGTAGTCGAGATGATACAAAAGGCTGGAGTAAAAGAACCTCTTTCTCTGATCATTTCGAGATTCGTTAGCTGGGTAACCATCATCAGTTTTTCGATCCTGTCATTACGATCACTGAATGTCCCTGTCATAGAAAGGATACTGGAAAAGTTTCTTCTTTATTTGCCAAATGTCTTTGTNNNNNNNNNNNNNNNNNNNNNNNNNNNNNNNNNNNNNNNNNNNNNNNNNNNNNNNNNNNNNNNNNNNNNNNNNNNNNNNNNNNNNNNNNNNNNNNNNNNNCATATTTACGGATCTTGATGGGACTTTACTTGACCACAATGATTACTCTTTTGAACATGCAAGACCCGCCTTAGAAAGGATAAAGAGGAAAGGCATTCCTCTTATTATCACGACCAGCAAGACGAGGAAAGAAGTCGAAAACTTGCAGAAGATACTGGGGATTAAGGAGCCTTTTATTGTCGAAAATGGGGGTGGAATTTTTTTTCCGGGAGGGTATCAAGGATTCAAGATAAAAAATTCTCTCCCCAGACCCCCCTATACTATCGTAGAGCTTGGTAAACCGTATGCTGAAATCAGAAGATTCATCAAGAGGGTAGGGGATCAATTTGGGATCAGGGGGTTTGGCGATTTAACGATCCAGGAAATCATGGAGTTCACAGGGTTATCCGTTGAGGATGCAAAGATGGCAAAGGAGAGGGAATTTACGGAACCATTTATCCTGGAAAGGGAAACTGACCTTGAAGTATTGAATGATTTGGCCTTAAGGGAAGGGATGAAGGTGGTAAGAGGGGGAAGATTTTCACATCTTCTCAGCGTCCATCAGGATAAGGGGAAAGCAGTTGAGATCGTAAATGATATCTTTCGTGAAAACTGTGGTGAAGAAATTGTTGCCATAGGTCTGGGGGACAGTGAAAACGACCTGCCGATGCTCAAAAATGTGGATATCCCTGTTCTGATACCACATTACGATGGAGGATATGAAGAGTTTAATTTACAAAACCTTACAAGATCAAGGTATCGGGGGAGTAAAGGCTGGAATGAATCGGTGGAGGAAATATTAAATGACCTCGAGAGAGCTGATTGTTGAAATATTCAACGATACCCTGAAGTCAGTATTGCCGGGAAATCTGATCAGGGAATCTGTAAAACTTGAGCGGAACCATCTCCTGATCCGGGATAAAAAATACAACCTTAATGCTTATCGAGGTATTCATATCTTGGGAAG
This is a stretch of genomic DNA from Syntrophales bacterium. It encodes these proteins:
- a CDS encoding cell wall biosynthesis glycosyltransferase, with the protein product MEDIVIGREIQGAIEKIEEANILVGIPSYNNATTIGHVVKAVQAGLAKYFPNKKSVLVNSDGGSTDGTIDVVQSATVEDFQSVLLHHRVKPLYKITTPYHGIPGKGSSFRTIFEIADALNVKACAVVDSDLRSITPEWIELMIKPVIESGFDYVSPLYHRHKYDGTITNSVIYPLSRALYGKQVRQPIGGDFGFSGKLAKFYLTKDVWETDVARYGIDIWMTTTAVANNFKVCQSFLGAKIHDPKDPGADLSAMLYQVVGATFDLMETYPEVWRTVKGSEKVPTFGFQYAVGLEPVSVNLDRMIDKFRLGIKELIGLWKLFIPKEIINFLHKMEVVRKVEFNIPDEIWVEIIYSFAVAAHGKVLNKEHLLKSLTPLYLGRVASFVIETWESSAVEVEENIDRLCMNFENGKSFLLNNWA
- a CDS encoding HAD-IIB family hydrolase, which produces MFTDLDGTLLDHNDYSFEHARPALERIKRKGIPLIITTSKTRKEVENLQKILGIKEPFIVENGGGIFFPGGYQGFKIKNSLPRPPYTIVELGKPYAEIRRFIKRVGDQFGIRGFGDLTIQEIMEFTGLSVEDAKMAKEREFTEPFILERETDLEVLNDLALREGMKVVRGGRFSHLLSVHQDKGKAVEIVNDIFRENCGEEIVAIGLGDSENDLPMLKNVDIPVLIPHYDGGYEEFNLQNLTRSRYRGSKGWNESVEEILNDLERADC